A window of the Pseudomonas gozinkensis genome harbors these coding sequences:
- a CDS encoding zinc ABC transporter substrate-binding protein — MSRLFSVFVVFITGFLLIGPAQAEVRVLTSIKPLQLIAAAVQDGVAIPEVLLPPGASPHNYALRPSDVRKVQSVDLLYWIGPDMEGFLPRVLNGRTLPSVAVQDLPGMKLRRFAADSHSHAEEADEHDHDHRPGSLDAHLWLSPVNARVIADKMAADLSSADPANAERYQSNAKAFDERLDALDQRLKKRLAGVESKPYFVFHEAFDYFEEAYGLKHTGVFSVAAEVQPGAQHVAAMRARLQEVGKTCVFSEPPLRPRLAETLVAGLPVKLAELDALGGYTPATAQGYEQVLEKLGNDLAGCLESL; from the coding sequence GTGTCCCGACTTTTTTCTGTTTTTGTCGTATTCATCACCGGTTTTCTGCTGATCGGTCCGGCTCAGGCCGAGGTCAGAGTCCTCACCAGCATCAAGCCCCTGCAATTGATTGCCGCTGCGGTGCAGGACGGCGTGGCGATTCCGGAAGTGCTGCTGCCACCGGGCGCTTCACCGCATAACTACGCGCTGCGTCCGTCCGACGTGCGCAAGGTGCAATCGGTGGACCTGCTGTACTGGATCGGCCCGGACATGGAAGGTTTCCTGCCTCGTGTGCTGAATGGTCGTACGCTGCCGAGCGTTGCGGTACAGGACCTGCCGGGCATGAAGCTGCGCCGCTTCGCTGCGGACAGTCATTCCCATGCCGAAGAGGCCGACGAACACGATCACGACCATCGCCCGGGCAGCCTCGATGCGCATCTGTGGCTATCGCCGGTGAACGCGCGGGTTATTGCCGACAAGATGGCCGCTGACCTGAGCTCCGCCGACCCGGCCAATGCCGAGCGCTATCAGAGCAACGCCAAGGCGTTCGATGAGCGTCTGGACGCACTGGATCAGCGTTTGAAGAAACGTCTGGCCGGTGTTGAAAGCAAACCCTACTTCGTCTTCCATGAAGCCTTCGACTATTTCGAAGAGGCCTACGGCTTGAAACACACCGGCGTGTTCAGCGTCGCGGCGGAAGTGCAGCCGGGCGCCCAGCACGTGGCGGCAATGCGCGCGCGCTTGCAGGAAGTCGGCAAGACTTGCGTATTCAGTGAACCGCCGTTGCGCCCACGTCTGGCGGAAACCCTGGTGGCGGGCCTGCCGGTGAAACTGGCAGAGCTGGATGCGTTGGGCGGGTACACGCCAGCGACGGCTCAGGGTTATGAGCAAGTGCTGGAGAAGCTGGGGAATGATCTGGCGGGTTGTCTCGAGTCGCTCTGA
- the zur gene encoding zinc uptake transcriptional repressor Zur, translated as MPITPIASRPHDHSHCVHSALSEADALCAQKGLRLTALRRRVLELVWQSHKPLGAYDILAVLSEQDGRRAAPPTVYRALDFLLENGLVHRISSLNAFVGCVHPKHSHQGQFLICRECHAAIELEQKTISDAIVHSAKDVGFIVEAQTVEVVGLCSGCRGA; from the coding sequence ATGCCTATTACACCGATTGCCAGCCGTCCCCACGACCACTCGCACTGCGTTCACAGCGCGCTGTCCGAGGCCGATGCCCTGTGTGCACAGAAAGGCTTGCGCCTGACCGCGCTGCGCCGGCGCGTGCTGGAACTGGTCTGGCAGAGCCACAAGCCGCTGGGTGCCTACGACATTCTGGCGGTGCTCAGCGAGCAGGACGGCCGCCGCGCCGCGCCGCCGACCGTGTACCGGGCGCTGGATTTCCTGCTGGAAAACGGCCTGGTGCACCGCATCTCCTCGCTGAACGCCTTCGTCGGCTGCGTTCACCCGAAACATTCGCACCAGGGTCAGTTCCTGATTTGCCGCGAATGCCACGCCGCCATCGAACTTGAGCAAAAAACCATCAGCGACGCCATCGTCCACAGCGCCAAGGATGTCGGCTTCATCGTCGAAGCCCAGACTGTCGAAGTAGTCGGTCTCTGCTCCGGTTGCCGGGGGGCTTGA
- the znuC gene encoding zinc ABC transporter ATP-binding protein ZnuC, with the protein MSDALIRLEQVAVRFAGQNVLDNIHLSVEPGQIVTLIGPNGAGKTTLVRAVLGLLKPDSGSVWRKPKLRVGYMPQKLHVDPTLPLSVLRFLRLVPGVDRPRALAALKEVGAEHVIDSPVQSVSGGEMQRVLLARALLREPELLVLDEPVQGVDVAGQAELYSLITRLRDRHGCGVLMVSHDLHLVMSTTDQVVCLNRHVCCSGHPEQVSGDPAFVELFGNNAPSLAIYHHHHDHAHDLHGSVVKGPLSAQPHVHGDSCKHG; encoded by the coding sequence ATGAGTGACGCGCTGATCCGTCTGGAGCAGGTGGCGGTCCGGTTTGCCGGGCAGAACGTGCTGGACAACATTCACCTGAGCGTCGAGCCGGGGCAGATCGTCACCCTGATCGGCCCCAACGGCGCCGGCAAGACCACGCTGGTGCGCGCCGTGCTTGGGTTGCTGAAACCCGACAGCGGCAGCGTCTGGCGCAAGCCGAAACTGCGCGTCGGCTACATGCCGCAAAAACTGCACGTCGACCCGACCTTGCCGCTGTCGGTGCTGCGCTTTCTGCGGCTGGTGCCGGGCGTCGATCGCCCACGTGCGCTGGCGGCACTCAAGGAAGTCGGCGCCGAGCACGTTATCGACAGCCCGGTGCAAAGCGTTTCCGGCGGTGAAATGCAGCGCGTGCTGCTGGCCCGTGCCTTGCTGCGCGAGCCGGAACTGCTGGTGCTCGACGAGCCGGTGCAGGGCGTCGATGTGGCCGGGCAAGCCGAGCTGTACAGCCTGATCACCCGTCTGCGCGACCGTCACGGCTGTGGCGTATTGATGGTTTCCCACGATCTGCATCTGGTGATGAGCACCACCGATCAGGTGGTGTGCCTCAACCGTCATGTCTGCTGCTCCGGGCATCCCGAGCAGGTCAGCGGCGATCCGGCTTTCGTCGAGCTGTTCGGCAATAACGCGCCAAGCCTGGCGATCTATCACCACCATCATGACCACGCCCACGACCTGCACGGTTCGGTGGTCAAGGGGCCGCTGTCGGCTCAACCTCACGTTCACGGAGATAGCTGCAAGCATGGCTGA
- the znuB gene encoding zinc ABC transporter permease subunit ZnuB, protein MADFLFYALLAGLALAVVAGPLGSFVVWRRMAYFGDTLSHAALLGVALGFLLDVSPTVAVTVGCLLLAVLLVTLQQRQPLASDTLLGILAPSTLSLGLVVLSFMHEVRIDLMAYLFGDLLAISPTDLAWILGGSAAVLVLLVTLWRPLLAITVHEELAKVEGLPVAGLRMALMLLIAVVIAVAMKIVGVLLITSLLIIPAAAAQRHARSPEQMALGASVLGMLAVCGGLALSWFKDTPAGPSIVVTAAALFLLSFVLPRRGV, encoded by the coding sequence ATGGCTGATTTTCTGTTCTACGCCCTGCTTGCAGGTCTGGCGCTGGCGGTGGTCGCGGGGCCGCTCGGCTCGTTCGTGGTCTGGCGGCGCATGGCCTATTTCGGCGATACCCTGTCCCACGCCGCGCTGCTCGGCGTGGCGCTGGGCTTTCTGCTGGATGTCAGCCCGACCGTCGCGGTCACCGTCGGCTGCCTGCTGCTGGCGGTGTTGCTGGTGACTTTGCAACAGCGTCAGCCGCTGGCGTCCGACACGCTATTGGGCATTCTTGCGCCGAGCACGCTCTCTCTCGGGCTGGTGGTACTAAGCTTCATGCATGAAGTGCGGATCGACCTGATGGCCTACCTGTTCGGCGACCTGCTGGCGATCAGCCCGACCGATCTGGCGTGGATCCTCGGCGGCAGCGCGGCTGTGCTGGTGTTGCTGGTGACCTTGTGGCGCCCGCTGCTGGCGATTACCGTGCACGAAGAACTGGCCAAAGTCGAAGGCCTGCCGGTGGCCGGTTTGCGCATGGCGCTGATGCTGTTGATCGCGGTGGTGATCGCAGTGGCGATGAAAATCGTCGGTGTGTTGCTGATTACTTCGCTATTGATCATCCCGGCGGCTGCGGCACAGCGTCACGCCCGTTCGCCGGAGCAGATGGCACTGGGCGCAAGCGTGCTGGGCATGCTCGCCGTGTGTGGCGGGCTGGCGCTGTCCTGGTTCAAGGACACCCCGGCCGGCCCGTCAATCGTTGTGACGGCGGCCGCACTGTTTCTGCTGAGTTTTGTTCTGCCCCGTCGAGGGGTGTAG
- a CDS encoding PA5502 family lipoprotein: MKPFASRYLLLVAFSVLLGACQSTPPVAEVPDARATAIAQLEQSLASSELATAEDQLAALQAETPNDQSLEQYQRQLAEAYLRRSQIVLQKGDVNAAATALARARVLMPKAPALTGGVNGAITEARKAELEKAEAALQAAEAKPKAKVIDPTAENTTVALNITDSRKLRRQLDAIAADVVNYDCAVSIQAPRTNDYPWLATLITKRVKKLDPDFDLKIEKQILRTVPAQMVLSPRKP; this comes from the coding sequence ATGAAGCCGTTCGCCTCCCGTTATCTGCTCCTTGTGGCCTTTTCAGTGCTGCTGGGCGCCTGCCAAAGCACGCCACCGGTGGCCGAAGTCCCCGATGCGCGGGCTACGGCCATCGCACAGCTGGAGCAAAGCCTGGCCAGCAGCGAACTGGCCACTGCCGAAGACCAATTGGCAGCCTTGCAGGCCGAGACACCCAACGATCAATCCCTCGAGCAATACCAGCGTCAGTTGGCCGAAGCCTATCTGCGTCGCAGCCAGATCGTCCTGCAGAAGGGCGATGTAAATGCGGCCGCGACCGCGCTGGCACGTGCCCGCGTGCTGATGCCCAAGGCCCCGGCACTGACCGGTGGCGTCAATGGCGCCATCACTGAAGCGCGCAAGGCCGAGCTGGAGAAAGCTGAAGCAGCACTTCAGGCCGCTGAAGCCAAGCCGAAAGCCAAGGTGATCGATCCGACCGCCGAAAACACCACGGTTGCGCTGAACATCACCGATAGCCGCAAACTTCGCCGCCAACTGGATGCGATCGCCGCCGATGTGGTGAATTACGACTGTGCGGTGAGCATTCAGGCTCCGCGCACCAATGATTACCCGTGGCTGGCAACACTGATCACCAAACGCGTGAAGAAGCTCGATCCGGATTTCGATCTGAAGATCGAGAAACAGATTCTGCGCACGGTGCCGGCGCAGATGGTTCTGAGCCCGCGTAAACCTTAA
- the katE gene encoding catalase HPII — translation MSSKKTVPSKSELAGTDTPDRANTNAKLDSLEKFRSDATGQALRTNQGVKVADNQNTLKAGARGPSLLEDFIMREKITHFDHERIPERIVHARGTGAHGFFQSYENHSTLTKAGFLQDPGKKTPVFVRFSTVQGPRGSGDTVRDVRGFAVKFFTDEGNFDLVGNNMPVFFIQDAIKFPDFVHAVKPEPHNEIPTGGSAHDTFWDFVSLVPESAHMVIWAMSDRAIPKSLRSMQGFGVHTFRLINAEGKSRFVKFHWRPTAGTCSLVWDEAQKLAGKDTDYHRRDLWEAIETGDYPEWELGVQIIEEENEHDFDFDILDPTKLIPEEIVPITPLGKMTLNRNPDNFFAETEQVAFCPGHIVPGIDFSNDPLLQGRLFSYTDTQISRLGGPNFHELPINRPVAPFHNGQRDAQHRTVIDKGRASYEPNSIDGGWPKETPPAAQDGGFESYPERIDANKIRQRSESFSDHFSQARLFFKSMSKHEQEHIISAYSFELGKVEREHIRAREVNEILANIDLELAKRVAQNLGLPAPAKGTVDVPKTSLDHSPSLSQANLLPENIKTRKVAILAANGVDGAAIDAMKAALAAEGAHAKLLGPTSAPVKTADGKSLAVDASMEGLPSVAFDAVFVPGGAASVKALSGDGVALHYLLEAYKHLKAIALHGEAKQLLDVLKLEADAGLIEGKDVKALTQPFFAAIGQHRVWDREPKAKAIPA, via the coding sequence ATGAGCAGCAAAAAAACTGTCCCTTCCAAAAGTGAACTGGCCGGCACCGATACCCCGGATCGCGCCAACACCAACGCCAAACTCGACAGCCTGGAAAAATTTCGCTCCGACGCCACCGGCCAGGCCTTGCGCACCAATCAGGGTGTGAAGGTCGCGGACAACCAGAACACCCTCAAGGCCGGTGCTCGCGGGCCGTCGCTGCTGGAAGACTTCATCATGCGTGAAAAGATCACGCACTTTGACCATGAGCGGATTCCGGAGCGCATCGTCCACGCCCGCGGCACCGGCGCCCATGGTTTCTTTCAGAGTTACGAGAACCATTCGACGCTGACCAAGGCCGGTTTCCTGCAGGATCCGGGGAAGAAAACTCCGGTGTTCGTGCGTTTTTCCACGGTGCAAGGGCCGCGTGGCTCCGGCGATACGGTGCGTGACGTACGTGGTTTTGCCGTGAAGTTCTTCACCGACGAAGGCAACTTCGATCTGGTCGGCAACAACATGCCGGTATTTTTCATACAGGACGCAATCAAGTTTCCTGACTTCGTCCACGCCGTAAAACCAGAACCGCACAACGAAATCCCTACCGGCGGCTCGGCCCACGACACCTTCTGGGACTTTGTGTCGCTGGTGCCGGAATCGGCGCACATGGTCATCTGGGCCATGTCCGACCGGGCCATCCCGAAAAGCCTGCGCAGCATGCAGGGCTTTGGCGTGCACACCTTCCGCCTGATCAACGCCGAGGGTAAATCACGCTTCGTCAAATTCCACTGGCGCCCTACCGCCGGCACCTGTTCGCTGGTGTGGGACGAGGCGCAGAAGCTCGCCGGTAAAGACACTGACTACCATCGGCGCGATCTCTGGGAGGCCATCGAGACCGGGGACTACCCGGAATGGGAACTCGGCGTACAAATCATCGAGGAGGAAAACGAGCACGACTTCGATTTCGACATCCTCGACCCGACCAAACTGATTCCCGAGGAAATCGTCCCGATCACGCCGCTGGGCAAGATGACCCTCAACCGCAACCCGGACAACTTCTTCGCCGAGACCGAGCAGGTCGCGTTCTGCCCCGGCCATATCGTGCCGGGGATCGACTTCTCCAATGACCCGCTGCTGCAAGGTCGACTGTTTTCCTACACCGACACGCAGATCAGCCGACTCGGCGGGCCGAACTTTCATGAGCTTCCGATCAACCGACCGGTCGCACCGTTCCACAACGGCCAGCGCGATGCCCAGCACCGCACGGTGATCGACAAAGGCCGCGCTTCTTATGAGCCGAACTCGATTGATGGCGGCTGGCCGAAAGAAACCCCACCGGCCGCCCAGGACGGCGGGTTCGAGAGTTATCCGGAACGCATCGACGCCAACAAGATCCGCCAGCGTAGCGAGTCGTTCAGCGACCACTTCTCCCAGGCGCGGCTGTTCTTCAAAAGCATGAGCAAGCACGAGCAGGAACACATCATCTCGGCCTACAGCTTCGAACTGGGCAAGGTTGAGCGCGAGCATATTCGGGCACGGGAAGTGAACGAGATCCTGGCCAACATCGATCTGGAACTGGCCAAGCGCGTGGCGCAGAACCTTGGCTTGCCGGCACCGGCCAAAGGCACGGTCGATGTGCCAAAGACATCACTGGATCACTCGCCATCGCTGAGTCAGGCCAACCTGCTGCCGGAGAACATCAAGACGCGAAAAGTCGCGATCCTTGCGGCCAACGGCGTCGATGGTGCGGCGATTGATGCGATGAAGGCCGCTTTGGCGGCTGAAGGTGCGCACGCCAAACTGCTCGGCCCGACCTCGGCGCCGGTGAAAACCGCCGATGGCAAGAGCCTGGCGGTGGATGCGTCGATGGAAGGTTTACCTTCGGTGGCGTTCGACGCGGTATTCGTGCCGGGTGGCGCAGCGTCGGTCAAGGCGTTGAGCGGTGACGGTGTGGCGTTGCATTACCTGCTGGAGGCGTACAAGCATTTGAAGGCAATCGCACTGCACGGCGAGGCCAAGCAGTTGCTGGATGTGCTGAAGCTGGAGGCGGATGCGGGGCTGATCGAGGGCAAGGATGTGAAGGCGTTGACCCAGCCGTTCTTTGCGGCGATCGGGCAGCACCGGGTCTGGGATCGGGAGCCTAAGGCCAAGGCCATTCCCGCTTAA
- a CDS encoding methionine ABC transporter ATP-binding protein: MIEFQNVHKTYRVAGKDITALHPTSFSIENGQVFGLIGHSGAGKSTLLRLINRLEQSSGGKIIVDGEEVTALDANGLRRFRQQVGMIFQHFNLLASKTVADNVALPLTLAGELSRAEIDQRVAELLARVGLSDHAKKYPAQLSGGQKQRVGIARALATKPKILLCDEATSALDPQTTASVLQLLAEINRELKLTIVLITHEMDVIRRVCDQVGVMDAGVIVEQGSVADVFLHPKHPTTKRFVQESEQIDESEQRDDFAHVPGRIVRLTFQGEATYAPLLGTVARETGVDYSILAGRIDRIKDIPYGQLTLAVTGGDMEAAFARFTAADVHMEVLR, translated from the coding sequence GTGATCGAGTTTCAAAACGTCCATAAGACTTACCGCGTCGCCGGTAAGGACATCACCGCGCTGCACCCGACCAGCTTCTCCATCGAGAACGGTCAGGTGTTCGGCCTGATTGGCCATTCCGGTGCGGGAAAAAGTACCCTGCTGCGTCTGATCAATCGCCTGGAGCAATCCAGTGGCGGCAAGATCATCGTCGACGGCGAAGAAGTCACCGCGCTGGACGCCAACGGCCTGCGCCGTTTCCGTCAGCAGGTCGGGATGATCTTCCAGCACTTCAACCTGCTGGCATCCAAGACCGTGGCCGACAACGTCGCGCTGCCGCTGACCCTGGCCGGTGAACTGTCCCGTGCCGAGATCGACCAGCGTGTGGCCGAGTTGCTGGCGCGGGTCGGCCTGTCCGATCACGCCAAAAAGTACCCGGCACAGCTGTCCGGCGGTCAGAAGCAGCGCGTCGGCATCGCCCGCGCTCTGGCGACCAAGCCGAAAATCCTGCTGTGCGACGAAGCCACCAGCGCCCTCGACCCGCAGACCACAGCGTCGGTCCTGCAACTGCTGGCCGAGATCAACCGCGAGTTGAAACTGACCATCGTCCTGATCACTCACGAGATGGATGTCATCCGCCGCGTGTGCGATCAGGTCGGTGTGATGGATGCCGGTGTGATTGTCGAGCAAGGTTCGGTGGCCGATGTGTTCCTGCATCCGAAGCACCCGACCACCAAGCGCTTTGTTCAGGAAAGCGAGCAGATCGACGAAAGCGAGCAGCGCGATGACTTCGCTCACGTGCCGGGCCGCATCGTGCGTCTGACCTTCCAGGGCGAAGCGACCTACGCGCCGTTGCTCGGTACCGTCGCCCGGGAAACCGGTGTGGACTACAGCATCCTGGCCGGTCGTATCGACCGCATCAAAGACATTCCTTACGGGCAATTGACCCTCGCCGTCACCGGTGGCGACATGGAAGCGGCCTTCGCCCGCTTCACCGCCGCTGACGTTCACATGGAGGTGTTGCGCTAA
- a CDS encoding methionine ABC transporter permease — protein sequence MEDLMNFFTNIDWYEIWLATGDTMMMLGGSLLFTVLLGLPLGVLLFLCSPRQLLEAKGVYALLSLVVNILRSLPFIILLIVMIPFTVLITGTSLGVAGAIPPLVVGATPFFARLVETALREVDRGIIEATQSMGATTRQIIMNALLPEARPGIFAAITVTAITLVSYTAMAGVVGAGGLGDLAIRFGYQRFQTDVMIVTVVLLLILVQVLQMVGDRLVVHFSRK from the coding sequence ATGGAAGACCTGATGAATTTCTTCACCAATATCGACTGGTACGAAATCTGGCTCGCCACCGGCGACACCATGATGATGCTCGGCGGTTCGCTGCTGTTCACCGTGCTGCTCGGCCTGCCGCTGGGCGTGCTGCTGTTCCTGTGCAGCCCGCGTCAGTTGCTCGAAGCCAAAGGCGTATACGCGCTGCTGTCGCTGGTGGTGAACATCCTGCGTTCGCTGCCGTTCATCATTCTGTTGATCGTGATGATCCCGTTCACCGTGCTGATCACCGGCACCTCGCTGGGCGTGGCCGGTGCGATTCCGCCGCTGGTAGTGGGTGCGACGCCGTTCTTCGCGCGGCTGGTGGAAACCGCCCTGCGTGAAGTCGATCGCGGCATCATCGAAGCAACCCAGTCGATGGGCGCGACTACCCGCCAGATCATCATGAACGCGTTGCTGCCGGAGGCCCGTCCGGGCATCTTCGCAGCGATTACGGTGACGGCGATTACACTGGTTTCCTACACGGCGATGGCCGGTGTGGTCGGTGCCGGTGGCCTGGGTGACCTGGCGATCCGTTTCGGCTATCAGCGGTTCCAGACCGACGTGATGATCGTGACCGTGGTGTTGCTGCTGATTCTGGTGCAAGTGCTGCAAATGGTTGGCGACCGACTGGTCGTGCACTTCTCGCGCAAATAA
- a CDS encoding MetQ/NlpA family ABC transporter substrate-binding protein — MKKLIVALAAVAAFSAHADETLTVAATPVPHAEILEFVKPVLAKEGVDLKVKVFTDYVQPNVQVAEKRLDANFFQHQPYLDEFNKAKGTSLVSVTGVHLEPLGAYSSKFKKIEELPSGANVVIPNDATNGGRALLLLAKAGVITLKDPTNILSTVKDIAQNPKDLKIRELEAATIPRVLTQVDLALINTNYALEAKLDPSKDALVIEGSDSPYVNILVSRADNKDSDAMKKLAAALHSPEVKKFITEKYKGAVLPAF; from the coding sequence ATGAAAAAACTGATCGTTGCCCTGGCTGCCGTTGCAGCGTTCTCGGCCCACGCCGACGAAACCCTGACCGTTGCTGCCACCCCGGTGCCGCACGCGGAAATCCTCGAGTTCGTGAAGCCGGTACTGGCCAAAGAAGGCGTGGATCTGAAGGTCAAGGTCTTCACCGACTACGTTCAGCCGAACGTACAAGTGGCCGAGAAGCGTCTGGACGCCAACTTCTTCCAGCACCAGCCGTACCTCGATGAGTTCAACAAGGCCAAGGGCACCAGCCTGGTGTCCGTGACCGGCGTGCACCTGGAACCGCTGGGCGCCTACTCCAGCAAGTTCAAGAAAATCGAAGAGCTGCCAAGCGGCGCCAACGTGGTGATCCCGAACGACGCCACCAACGGCGGCCGTGCGCTGTTGCTGCTGGCCAAGGCTGGTGTGATCACCCTGAAGGATCCGACCAACATCCTGTCGACCGTCAAGGACATCGCCCAGAACCCGAAAGACCTGAAGATCCGTGAACTGGAAGCCGCGACCATCCCGCGCGTGTTGACCCAAGTGGACCTGGCGCTGATCAACACCAACTACGCGCTGGAAGCCAAGCTCGATCCGTCCAAGGACGCGCTGGTCATCGAAGGCAGCGACTCGCCTTACGTGAACATCCTGGTGTCCCGTGCGGACAACAAGGACAGCGACGCCATGAAGAAACTGGCCGCTGCGCTGCACAGCCCGGAAGTGAAGAAATTCATTACCGAGAAGTACAAAGGCGCGGTGTTGCCGGCGTTCTGA
- a CDS encoding SCO family protein, which produces MTRTQKTVFILVAVIALILGLTVNKVLSGKGQGDPTALIDAGIILLPQSRNLPDVTMTNQDGQPVTVNELKGKWSLLFFGYTFCPDICPTTLAQLRQIKSELPKDAVDKLQIVLVSVDPNRDNPAQLKQYLGYFDPQFIGLTPKSIDELQKVANAVSIPFIPADTSKPNYTVDHSGNLAVIGPDGTQRGFIRAPLNNAKLVAQLPVMLNRK; this is translated from the coding sequence ATGACTCGAACCCAGAAAACCGTCTTCATCCTCGTCGCCGTGATCGCGCTGATCCTCGGCCTGACCGTCAACAAAGTGCTGAGCGGCAAGGGCCAGGGCGACCCGACCGCACTGATCGACGCCGGCATCATCCTGCTGCCGCAGAGCCGCAACCTGCCGGACGTGACGATGACCAATCAGGACGGCCAACCGGTCACGGTCAACGAGCTCAAGGGCAAGTGGAGCCTGCTGTTCTTCGGCTACACCTTCTGCCCGGACATCTGCCCGACCACCCTCGCCCAGCTGCGCCAGATCAAGAGCGAACTGCCGAAGGATGCTGTGGATAAATTGCAGATCGTGCTGGTCAGCGTCGACCCGAACCGCGACAACCCTGCACAGTTGAAGCAGTACCTGGGTTACTTCGATCCACAGTTCATCGGCCTGACGCCGAAGTCGATCGACGAGCTGCAGAAGGTGGCGAACGCGGTGAGCATTCCGTTCATTCCGGCGGACACCAGCAAGCCGAATTACACGGTGGATCACAGCGGTAACCTGGCGGTGATCGGGCCGGACGGGACACAGCGCGGGTTTATCCGGGCGCCGCTGAACAACGCCAAGCTGGTGGCTCAGTTGCCGGTGATGTTGAACCGCAAATAA
- the cyoE gene encoding heme o synthase: protein MAILIGERPAQALWRDYLELTKPKVVVLMLITSLVGMFLATRAGVPWTVLVFGNLGIALCAGGAAAVNHVVDRRIDAVMARTHKRPLAEGRVSPTGALTFALVLALLGQALLLTFTNPLTAWLTLASLLGYAVIYTGFLKRATPQNIVIGGLAGAAPPLLGWTAATGHVSAEPLLLVLIIFAWTPPHFWALAIHRKEEYAKADIPMLPVTHGEHYTKVHILLYTFALLAVSLLPYVIHMSGLLYLICALGLGARFLQWAVVLYRGTRPHAAINTFKYSIWYLFLLFIALLVDHYLLLNL, encoded by the coding sequence ATGGCGATTCTGATCGGCGAACGTCCGGCGCAGGCGCTGTGGCGTGATTACCTGGAGCTGACCAAACCGAAAGTCGTGGTGCTGATGCTGATCACCTCGCTGGTGGGCATGTTCCTCGCGACCCGCGCCGGGGTGCCGTGGACGGTGCTGGTGTTCGGCAATCTGGGGATCGCCTTGTGTGCCGGTGGCGCGGCGGCGGTCAATCATGTGGTGGACCGGCGCATCGATGCGGTCATGGCCCGCACCCATAAACGGCCGCTGGCCGAGGGCCGTGTTTCGCCCACAGGAGCACTGACCTTTGCGCTGGTGCTGGCGCTGCTTGGCCAGGCCTTGTTGCTGACTTTCACCAATCCGTTGACCGCCTGGCTGACCCTGGCCTCGCTGCTCGGCTACGCGGTGATCTACACCGGTTTCCTCAAACGCGCGACGCCGCAGAACATCGTCATCGGCGGCCTTGCCGGCGCTGCCCCGCCGTTGCTCGGCTGGACCGCCGCCACCGGCCACGTCAGCGCTGAACCGTTGCTGCTGGTGCTGATCATCTTCGCCTGGACCCCGCCGCATTTCTGGGCGCTGGCCATTCACCGCAAGGAGGAATACGCCAAGGCCGACATTCCGATGCTGCCGGTCACCCACGGCGAGCACTACACCAAGGTGCACATTTTGCTGTACACCTTCGCCCTGCTGGCGGTCAGCCTGCTGCCGTATGTGATCCACATGAGCGGTCTGCTGTACCTGATCTGCGCGCTCGGGCTGGGCGCAAGGTTTCTGCAATGGGCCGTGGTGCTGTACCGTGGCACTCGGCCGCACGCGGCGATCAACACCTTCAAGTACTCTATCTGGTACTTGTTTCTGCTGTTCATCGCCCTGCTCGTAGACCACTACTTACTGTTGAACCTATGA